DNA sequence from the Sphingomonas bisphenolicum genome:
GCGATCGACGCAGCCGTGGCACTGGCGGTCACCGGTGCCTTTGTCGAAGATGGCGACGAACTGACCTACGCTCCAGCCGAGGGGACAGAGGGTTTTCACATGACCATGATGTCGCGCAAGGGTCTGTTACCCGAGGCCGATTTCTATTTTTCCATTCCCTACGAGCCGCCGGTCATCTGCACGCCCGAGGCATTGGATGCCATCATCGACGCGGACGACGGCAATATGCTCGACGCGGCCTATGACCTGTTTCGGCAAGAGCTTGCTCTGGCCGACCCCGAATATGCAGCCTCGGTCGGGCTGGAGACGCTTGCGCTGGAGGATTTTTGCGACCGCTATTTTGCCGAGCGTATGGCGAGCGATCCGTTCATCTGGGCAGAACGCAACCTTGCCGAGGCGCAGCGAAATTATGAAGCCCAATATACAGTGGCCTGGCGCTACGCGATCCTGCGGACGCACGAGGTTATCGAGTTGCTGGTTCCTCATCTCGACGATCGGGATTTCAAGCGCTTCTCGCGCTATTTCAAGCCCGTTTTTGTCGATGATTATGCGACCGTCCCGCATGAATCGATCCAGCGCATGCTGGCCCTTCACCGTGCCGGCAAACTCTCGGTCATCGCCATCGGCGAGAAATATCGTATCGACAGCCACGGCCCGGAGAGCGGCGCCATTCTCCAGGTTGACGATGAAAGCACACGTTATCCCGTCTTCATTGATGCAATGGGCCAGAGGGCCTTGTCGGCGAAGGACTTCCCCTTCCCGTCCCTATGCGACCAGGGCATTGTTCAGGATATGGCAACAGCCGAAGGTGCGCCGGCGCGCGGGATCGTCATCGACGACCAATATCATCCCGTCGCGTCCGGCATTCCCGACGATCAGCTGTTCTGCCTCAGTCTGCCGTTCCTGATGGGCCGTCATCCCTTCATCCAGGGCATCACCAGTTCGCATGAGATTGGGCTGACTGTCGGTGCGGTTTTGGCTGCGGCAATTGGCCAGACTGCACATGGGGCTGACACAGTTAAGCGCGGGGTGGCAGGATGAAGCTGTTCGCAATCTATATTGGCGGCGAGATGGTCGGCGCCAATATCGAGGTGCATGACATGCGCTTCGTCGTCGCCCCATCGATCGAGCAAGCCCATGCTGAGCTGCTGCGCCAATGGTGGGGGAAAGCCGGAAGCCTGCACATCGATTGCTGGGCTGAACTCGACCATGCCGATGGATATGATGTGTCGCTGCGGCCTCAGCCCTTTTCGGGCGAGGAGCGGCTCTATTTCGTCAATCTGGGCGGATATGATCCCGCGGAATTTGCCGAGCGGCATCGCAATGTCTTCGTCGTCGCGCCTACGGAGAAACTGGCAAAGACACGGGCGATCAAACATGCCAGGCATTGGGTCGAACCGCATCGCGACGATATGTACGAGGCGGAGCAGGCCTTCAGCCTGGCAGACGCGGCCAGCGACCAGCGACCAGCGCCTCTACATTCACCTGACACCGACCGACGCCACCAGCGAGCTCGCCTTCACCTGCGACTATATTCCGATACGCGGACGCCCCGCCAAGTCCGGCTGAGGAGCGTTCTCGGCTTTGGCGCGCTTTATAAACATCCCGGTCGCAAATGATCGACGTGAATAGGAAAGCATCATGAGTATCAAGGGCGAGATCAAGGAAGCCGCTGGCTATCTCAAGGAAGAAGCCAATGAGCATGGCAAGACCCCTGAAGCGCAGAAGAAGGCCCAGGAAGGCCGTGACCTACGGAACGAGGGCCGGACAGAGGATGGCAAGGCGCCCAAGTCCTCCACGCCCGGCAACGGCGAGAAATGACAGGACTGCCCCCGCTTCGGCGGGGGTGTTCTTTGGGGTCTGACTCAAATTCCGTGCAATTTGGATCATGCAGGTGCCATGACCCTGGCCTTGAGCAAATCGATTTTGGCGCGCCAGTACATCTGTCGCACGATGGCTTTCAAGCGGTTGACCTGACCACTGGACCACGGCGTTGAGATCGCGGCAGCGACGGCTTCCTCGTCGGTCTCGACCCCGGCGGCGAATGCCGCAAGTTTGGTCTTAGCCGCCATGGCGATCCACGGATCGAGCCGTGCCTTGTCTTTCGAGCGCATCATCGCTTGGAAGCCGTCGAGAGCCTCGCGTGCGGTGATTAGCGCGGGCCCAGCCTTTCCGATAACCGCGTTGATCAGCGCGGTCTGAGCCGAGCCGGTGTCGCGCTCGGTGGTCATGCTGTGCGCTATGGTCCGTGCACTCAGCCTCGCACCGCCGGTGTGGCCGAGCTTCTCGGCGCGACGACGTCGTGTAGCCCATTCGCTGACCACGCGTATCGACCGCCAAAACCGCATGCTTTCAGCCGCCGCCACAATTCGGCGCCGATCCAGCAACCGGCGCTTCACTCCGCTTCAAGGGTCAACCACCAGGCATCGAGCGAACTCTGGCGCGTGCGGAAGGTGTGGTGACGCTGGCCGCGAAGGATCTTGCGGATGGTGTTGCGTGACACGCCGGTTGTGCGTGCCACGGCTTTGATCGGCACGCCTTGCCCGGCCCGATCAATGATTTGGAGGTTGAGTGCCTCGAGCAATTGCGCGCCATCCCACTGGATGCGCTCCGCGCGGGTCAAGGTGGCTGGATCAAGCGGCCCCGTCGGCGCCAGCGTGCACCGCAAACATGGCATTTCCGAACGTACTGCCACCAGAAATGCCGCCGAGGCATTCTCGAACAGATGCCAGCGGTCGGCCACCTGCTGCGCCTGCGGTGCCGCAGCACTGGCGACCGCGCCATAACCGGAACCACGGTCGCGACAGATGATCTCCACCTGCGGGTTCTAGCGCAGCCAAGCAATCACCGTGTCGCGCTGACGATCAGGCCGTAAATCAATGACCTCGCGGCACTCGAGATCAACCACGATGCTCCCGTAGCTGTGGCCACGGCGCCAGGCGAAGTCGTCGATGCCGATGACCCGCGCAGGTGGCGGCGGCACGGCCGCAGGGTCAACGCGTCGAAGAACGCGCAGCATTGTATCACGCGACCACGGCGCCGACAGACGCGCCATCATCCGCGAACCGGTCTGCCCCCCAAGGCGACTGCCACCGCACGCGCTAGCGCGTCGCAACACCCCACCCTGCAGCCATATCGGCGGCCAAGGGCATAGGCCGATATGCCGGGAATAAGGTTGTCAACTTATGCCGTCTGGAGAAAGCAATGTTCCTGTTGTCCTTGCCCCTTACACAGGGAGGGTCTGGCGAGCCGCATCCTGGGCATTGTGATAAACCGAGCTATGGTATCGCCATATGATGGTTGTGGATATTCCATCGCAGACCATATTGTCAAATCGCATGGGACGAACGCCTTTCGTGCGTTAAGGTAGACGCTTGTCTCAAAGATATGGGAAACAGACGAAAACGATGACAGAATTGGCCAAGCCCACTGAATGGAAATTGGATCACCTGCGTCTGGCTATCAAGGCTGCGGGAGTAGCTCTATGGGCCTGGAACGTCGACACCGACGAATTCACAATGGATGAACAGGGCTTCGCGCTATGGGGGCTTGCATGGTCCAAAACGGTTACTTTCGAACAGCTCTCAGCCCACATTCATCCCGCAGACCGCGACCGCGTCCGCGCTGCGTTCACTGCAACACGTGCGATCCTTGGACCTTATGAGACCGACTTTCGAATCCTCATCGAGGATGAGGTGCGCTGGGTAGCGGCGCGTGGACAGGGCGAGGATTCCGGTATCGTCGGACGAACCATGTTCGGCATTTTTCTTGATGTTACTGGGCGCAAGCAGGCCGAAGAAGGCAATGAGCTCCTGGCCGGTGAAATGAGCCATCGCGTCAAAAATCTCCTGTCCATAGCATCGGGACTGACGGCCATCTCTTCGCACTCAGCTACAAGCGTACAAGAGATGGCGACAGAACTGACCGAACGTCTGACAGCGTTGGGACGGGCGCATGACCTGGTGCGACCGCTGCCCGGAGGCCAGGGCGACGCTGCTCTCCTGGGTGATCTCCTGACGGTGCTGCTGGCGCCCTACGATGATCTCGGTGCCTTCAAGGGGCGGCTTCGAGTGGCCGTAGAGCGGATGGGCGTCGGACAATCGTCAGCGACGGCGGTGGCGCTTGTGATCCACGAACTGGCAACGAACTCGATGAAATATGGCGCTCTGTCGATGGCGTCCGGCACTCTGGATATATCCAGCGACGCAGATGGCGACGATGTCGTGCTGCGATGGGTGGAACGTGGCGGACCGAAAGTCGATGCTCCCAATGGTCTTGGCGGGTTTGGCAGCAAACTGCTCCAACGTAGTGTAACAAGTCAGCTTGGCGGCCGGATCGACTACGAGTGGAGCGAAGGGGGGCTTATCGTCACGCTTCGAATGCTTCGAGCCCGCCTCGCCCTTTAAGGATGCGCTAGCCATCGGGCAAACGCATCCCTGTCGCTTCTTTCTGCCGACAGATCGATCATAGCGCGCAAGCCGACCGGGTCCGCCTTGCGGCGATTTCAAGGCGCGACCGGATTGCCGCCGTGGCAGGTTTCCCGTGGAGGCTGCAACGTAGCAGACCGCCACTGCCTATCGCAGCTGGCTGTCCTTGCTTCCGCGCCGATTGATCCCGACGCTGCGCCTGTCCGTGTCGCGCGTCGATTGGCACGCGACGCAGGTCCGAGTACCAGGGAGGGCCGCTCGCCGGGCCTTTGGAATATCCTCTCCGCAATCCTCGCACTGTTCGGAGCCTTCGCCGGTCCGCATCGTCACGCGTGCGCGCAGAACAGCATCTTTCACCGTGTCGTCGATCTGATCCTGTACGGCGCCGTCCCGCGCCCATCCATTCGCCATTTCGTCCTCCGCGTGTCTACATTATTCCCCGCTATAAATAGGAACTGCCGACCAGATTCAAAGCGCGCCCACGACCCTGTCATGGGCGTGACGATGGAACCACCACCGCATTATTGTGATGAGCCGCATCTTGGTGTGATAGATTTTACCAAAGATGCGTGGCGTGATGATTTGGCGTTATCGGAACGTGCCTAAAGGAACAATTCGCGGTTTGCCAAATGCCGACGCCCAATTGAGGGAACCGCTATTTCGCCAGCTCTCGACGCTGAGCCTTTGCAGTAGAGCAAGTGAGCGACCGGATCGACCGAACCCACCGCCCGCCGCCTTGAAGCAATGAAGGCTCCGCCGATTGCCGCTCCTAACGCTGAAAAGCGCCTACGGCATACATAAGCGCGACGGTGCGCGCCGTCGATGGAGCGGTGCGGTAAACGAAACCGGTATCGAATTGCCGCTTCAAAATAGACTAATTTGCAGAAGGTGCCAGATATGTAAATGTTCTAGGCCTGAGCCCTATTCCGCCTTTGATGCTATCGTGTGAACAATAGGAAAATCTTCCATCAGCAGTCTTTTTATGTCCGCTTCGCCTTCATTTGCCATGGCTATCAGGGCGTCTGCGGTGTATCGGTCGCCAGTCGTGATCGCCAGCCGACGACAATGCTCAACCCTGCTCCACATTCTACGCAATAATTCAGTCTTTTCCATGGCTGAGACCACATGTCATTGCACGTAACGCGCTGTATATCTGCACGGCCTTCTTACTTTATCTAATGCCAATGGAGATGCGAGCAATATTTCTCCTGAGCGCCTTCCATTGAGGGGTGCACAGCGTAACTTCCAGGCAGGTCAGCCAATGAGAAGGTTTTGCAGGGGCAGCTTGCGCAACAGGACCAATCATTGGGCACACCCATCCTACATTGATGAGCTGTTCGGCGGAAGCTTCAGGTCATCGCCTCGGCCAGCATCTTCCCCGCCGTCATCTGTAACGCCATCTCCTCCAGAACGCGCCTTGTGCGGGGAACCAGCCCCCCCTCCTCCTGCGCTGTCCTCGTCATAATCTTCCTTGCCCACCGCTGTCCCACCAGCTCCGGCTCCGCTGCCGGAAACCGCACCTGAACCCTCCTGGGCTCGACGCCCCCTGTCAGGTCCATCCCCGTCATTAAGCGGCGTAATCCCGAGCTTTGCCTCGGTCGATTTCTCATCTGCATCATATGCAGGCGGAGAAAAGGGCTTGCTGTTGTCCTTGGCCATTATCACTGTTCCAGATAAATATCATCGTCGCAAAACGACGTAGCCGGTTTGCACCACAAGGCCTTCCAGGAACGGGCGTTCCTGGAAGGCCTTTAATTATAGAGATGCGGCCCGGGTCCGCGCCGCATTATGCCCACCATTTCTGTAGAGGACGTCGCGGACCAGATCGCCGTCGATGCCTGCTTCGTTCACCGTTACGAGCACACGGCCGTCTTTAAGCCCTTCATTATAATAGGTGACGTCCTCTTCCTCCACGCCGTGCTTGGTCAGAACTTCGTTCAGACTTCCGCCGATCGCGCCGAGGACAGCCCCGATCCCCACGGCTTCAGGAAGAGCCGATGCAGCGATGGCGCCAGCGGCAGCCAGCGGGCCAACACCCGGAATTGCGAGCGCGGCGATACCCAGACCAGCACCAAGCGCGCCGCCGCCCAGAATGCCGCGCAGAATATTGCGATGATGCTCATCTGTGATCTCGCCATCGCCAGATCGTGTCGTGGTGGTGCCGCCATGATGGGCGATCACCGAAAGGTCGGTGTCCGTCACACCAAGTGTCCGCAGATCGGCCACTGCGCGTTCAGCTTCATTATGGGTGTCAAAAAGCGCTGATGCTTGAACCATTTCGTCGATCCTCTTCTTATATAACCAAGTCGTCTGACACTTAACGGCGCCAGCCCGTGAGTGTTCCGCCAGACGCGATGCGCTTTGAAAGCTGCGTGATTGCGCAACCTTCACCTCGTTACGTCCAGCCGGACCACGAGAGCCGCGCGCTATAGGCGGCGCAGTCTTCCAACCGCATTGTAAAAGAATAGGTTAGAAGATTGCGCCCATATTCGAAGGTCATCTGCGAATGGCGCGCGGCCCCGAGGCCAGCAACGACCTCTAGGCATGACTGGAATGATGTATGCTGACCGCGTAGGACCAGACCTTGCTCGTCCGTTAGTGTGCGCTCATAGCCAGCGCGTCACGGGCGCGGAACGGAAATATCGTGCCAGCACCGCGAGCTTTGGAACGCATATCCTTGTCAGTCTGTCATCATGTCCGCGGCCGCGCATCAATTCCCATGGCTCATCGATACCCCGAACGACATCATACGGATTGATCCATTACGAGCGGCGTATCGCGTGACCGGCATCGCCTTCCTGTGCAACCACATTAATTGCAAGAAGGGCCCGCGTCCGGTCCCCATGATAGCTGAGCACAAGCTTTACCGGGCCGCGTGAAGCTGTCCACAAATAGTCCATCACGCCAGCTATTCGCCAGGAAGTCAGCGGGTCAATTGGCTTAGCGATGCGACGATCGCTTAAGCCACTATCTACGAAGTGCCCCACCTCCCGGGGGGAGAGGTGGGGCTATCGAAGGACGAACTATAAGGTCGCGCTCGTGAGACGAATGGACGAGAAATGGGTTCCCAATTTTTCGTGATTAACAGTTGTTAATCATCATTCTGTGACCACCCGGCGCCTGTTGAGCAGGTAAGCTTAGAACTGGGCCATGGCGCGCGCGGCGCGATCTGCATATTGGCAGGCCAGCCGCCTATGCGCGTCTCTTGCGAAATCGGTGCGCGCCGTGCACGCCAGTTCGCGATGGCGACGGCATCGCGTTGAATAGTAGAAGAACCAGCCAACTTTCACAGCTACCTCCCATAACGATCTGATTTGTGACCGCTTTGGGATTAGCTCAACCCGTAGCGGTTAAGATTTGGTTTCGCTCTGGTCACCCTTGCTGCTGTCTTGCGTGCGCAAAAAATTATCCGCTGCCTTTCTGAAAAAGGCGGCCCGGTTCCGATGACCGTCGACTAAAAATATGTCGTCCTTGCGCTGTTTGGCAGCCGCGGCCGCAGCCTCTTCCGCCACAGCGAGACTTAGCAGACGATAATATTCCGGCTTACGGTCGGTCATCAGCCTACAATCGGTCACAGCCTGATATCTGTCAATCATTCGAGGCAACGGATAAATCGCGATGGTCAAGCTGTCTGTTTGTGCGTCACTGTCTTTTTACAGAATTTCGGTAAGCTCCCCTCACGCAGACCAAATATATGTGGCTCGAAGCAAGAGAGGCGGAAATGGGTTCATATCAGGCAACTGACAGATTCACCGTTAGCCCCACCCCTGATCTGCTTATGTTGGCAAAGCACGCGCGCGCCGCGAGGCTCAAAAGTTCGGCGGACTTCCCGAGGCACGTCTTTCGCGACGCCGCATGGGATATCATGCTCGCGCTGTTTATTGCCAGCGCAGAAGGCCAGCCCTTGTGCGTTAAAGATACCATGGCAGTGTCAGGCGACAGCGCTCCTGGCACCATACGTCGCCTCGATGGCCTTGAGGCTGCCGGACTTATTGGCCGGGACTATGATCCTCATGATCATCGGCGGATTCTTGTCTTGCTGACAGTGGAGGGGCATAGCGCCATGATAGCCTTCCTGCGGCACCTTTTCGACATGGGCGAGCCGGGACGTGCCCCCTCTGTCAGTGGCCCACCTCATCCCTTCCCCTGCCCATCATCACGCGCCCTTTAAAACCCAAACCTATAACAGTAGCAGGATGAAAAGCCTTAGAGGAACGTTCGACGCCTCGGGGACTCGCAATTCCCTATTTTTACATCCTGCCCATGTTCGCCAGACTGACCCGGGCCCAGACGAAGCTCGGATATATATCTGAGCTTTGATGCTCAGCGAACCTCTTTGCATCACCACGTCGCAATTTTGACCTGAATGCCTCACGCTACTGCCCGAGCAAAGCAGTGCTCGCACAGAGCGTTTGCTCGCTGGATGGAGGTCGCGGGCGACGATCAAAGCTGTGTTGATCCATCCCAAAGCCGAGCGCGTCGAAGAATTCTCACCGGGCATCGGCCGTCTGCAACCAAATCGACCTTTTCGAGTTTCGGTCTGAAATCACATAATTTCTTCGGGGGATTAATGTCTAAGCCAAGCCGCTCGCGCGCAATGAGCGCTGACGAATGGCGTCAGATCGTCGATAGCGCGGTCGGCACGGCCGTCATTACCACTGACCTTGAAGGGCGAGTAACCAGCTGGAACGAGGGCGCATCCCGAATGCTCGGCTGGACCGCTGCCGATGTTCTGGGCGAAACACTCGAGCGCCTGTTTCCTCCAGGAGATGGCGCCGCAGCATTGCGGCAGGAGATGAGCGATGCGCTCGCGGTTGGACGCGGAGGGGGACAGGAGGGCTGGAGAATACGCCGCGATGGTTCGCGGCTATGGGCGGTAGGCGAGATGTCGCCGATCCGCGATAAGGGCGGGACCGTGATCGGCTTCACAAAAATTCTGCGGGACCGCACAGAGGATCGAGCCGCGCAGGAGGCGATTTCCGAAGAAAGGCGCGCGCTGGAGATACTCAATCGCGCCGGATCTGCCCTTGCAGCCAAAACCGATCTTCAGGAACTTGTCCAAATCGTGACCGACGCTGGGGTGGAGCTGACGGGCGCCGAATTTGGTGCCTTCTTCTACAATGTCGAAAATGAAGCCGGGGAGAGCTATACGCTATATACCGTGTCAGGCGCGCCTGCAGAAGCCTTCTCGCAATTTCCGATGCCGCGCAACACGGCGGTTTTTGGACCTACCTTCGCCGGTGAAGGCATTGTTTGCTCCCAGGACATCACCCAGGATGAGCGATACGGCAAGAACGCGCCGCGACAAGGCATGCCGGAAGGGCATCTTCCGGTTCGCAGCTACTTGGCGGTACCGGTCATCTCCCGGGCGGGAGGCGTGATCGGAGGGCTATTCTTTGGACATGGCGATGTTGGCGTCTTCGATGACCGTTCGGCGCGAGGTTTGGAAGGTCTTGCGGCTGAGGCCGCCGTAGCGATCGATAATGCTAGGCTGTTCCAGGCTCTTGAACGCGAACTTGTCCAGCGCCGAAAAGCCGAAGCTGAACTTGCCGATAGCGAGGCGCGTTTGCGGCTGGCGACCGAGGCGGCTGAGATCGGCACCTGGGATTACGACCCCGCGTCTGGCGAGCTTCGTTGGGACGCGAGATGCAGACGGCTTTTCGGCCTGGCTCCAGACGCGGTCGTCACGTACGAAGGTTCGTTTCTCGCCGGCCTTCACCCGGACGATCGCGAAGGGGCAGATGAGGCTGTTCGGCGCGCGATCGACCCCAGCGGGACAGGGCGATACGATATAGAGTATCGGACGATAGGTCTTGAGGATGGAAAGGAGCGCTGGGTTTCGGCCACCGGCCGCGCTTTCTTCGAACGAGGTCAAGGTGAACGATTTGTCGGCACTGTGATCGACATTACCGAACGCAAGGCGACCGAAGCAAGGCTTCACCAGCTAAACGAGAAGCTGGAAGAACAAGTTGAAGCTGAGATCGGCAAGCGCGCGGCGGCAGAGGAGCAGCTCCGGCAGGCGCAGAAGATGGAGGCCGTAGGGCAGCTGACCGGCGGTATCGCGCACGACTTCAATAATTTGTTAGCGGGCATCAGTGGCGGTCTTGAAATTATCGAGAGGCGCATCTCACAAGGGCGCACTGACGGCATAGAACGGTTTATCAATGGGGCGCAAACGTCCGCCCAGCGCGCCGCAGCGCTAACCCAGCGGCTGCTTGCCTTCTCTCGTCGCCAGACCCTCGATCCTAAACCTACTGACGTGAATCGGTTGGTTTTCGGGATGGACGATCTTATTGCACGCACTGTCGGCCCAGCAATCAGAGTCGAAGTTGTAGGAGCGGCAGGGCTCTGGGCCGCCAGAATCGATACCGTTCAACTGGAAAGTGCACTGCTCAATCTCGCCATTAATGCACGTGATGCCATGCCCGAGGGTGGCAAACTCACAATCGAGACGGCGAATAAGTGGCTGGACGATCGCGCCGGGCGCGAGCGGGATCTACCGCCAGGACAATATATTTCCGTGTGTGTTACGGACACGGGGACAGGCATCTCCCGAGACATCGTCGATCGGATTTTTGATCCCTTCTTTACCACCAAGCCGATCGGTCAGGGCACTGGTTTGGGCTTATCCATGATCCACGGTTTCGTCCGGCAATCCGGGGGGCAGATCCGCGTTTACAGTGAGCCCGGGCATGGGACGACGATGTGCCTGTACCTTCCCCGCTATACAGGTGAGATTGCGGATGATGCCGGTTCCCTCGAAGCAGCGATCCCCGAGATGGGCGCGGGCGAAACCGTTCTCGTAGTCGATGACGAGCCCACCGTGCGCATGCTCATCGTGGAAGTGCTCGAAGAAGCAGGCTACGTCGGGCTCGAAGCAGAAGATGGTCCCTCTGGTTTGAGAATTCTTCAGTCCGATGCCAGGATTGATCTACTTATTACCGACGTCGGGTTACCTGGTGGATTGAACGGTCGTCAGGTTGCGGATGCAGCGCGGCTCGGGCGTCCCGACCTTAAAGTGCTTTTCGTCACCGGCTTCGCAGAAAATGCCGCGGTGGGCAACGGTCATCTCGACGCGGGCATGGAGGTGATCACCAAGCCTTTTGTGATGAACGAACTGGCAAATAAGATAACCGACATGATAGAGGGTCGGCATCCTGGTGGTTGATAACTTTCTTCTACCCCCTTGTGCCGGATCATCACCACGCTGATTGTCGCAACCAACGTCGCGCTGGTCGCGATGGTGATCGCTTTCCTCGTGTTCTCCGGTCGCGAATCGCTGTTCCGGGTCGATCCCCGTACCGACTACGTCAGCTTCATTGCGGACGGCGGAATAGTCTGGGCGCGTGCCGACTACCGCTTCCGCGAAGGAGAGACCGCGCCTCGCAAGAGCGGCAAGACCGTGGTGCCGGCCGGGACCGCGATCGAAGCGCGGCTCGATATGGAAGGCACCAGCTTCGTTCTGGCGGTTCCACCGGCCGGTAAGCCGCTCACGTTGCAATGCGCCAAAGGCGGTGAGCACGATGCCCAGTACCTAGAGCAGAATCGGATCACTCTGGTTCATATCCGGTGGCGGTGAAATAGTTTGCGCATTCTTCAGGAGTGAAGCGGGGCAAAGCGTCGCGGATGGCATCCCATAGCTCCGGGATGGTTTGGGCGGCTGCTTTTGGTAGGATGGCCTTTAGTTTCGAGAAGGCGTTTTCGATCGGATTGAAGTCGGGACTATTTGGCGGAATGAAGAGCATGCGCGTGCCGACTGCTTCGATCGCCTCGCGGGCTGCCGCTGTTTTGTGAGCCGGCAGATTGTCGAGGATGACGATGTCGCCAGGGCGCAGCGTTGGGGCCAGAACCTGCTGGGCATAGGCCCCGAACCATTCGCCTGTCATGGGGCCGTCCAGGACCATGGGCGCGGTCATCCCCGTCAAGCGCACCGCGCCGGCGAAGGTGGTGGTTTTCCAATGGCCGTGCGGGATTGGCGACTGGCATCGCATGCCGCGCCTTGCCCGTCCGCGCAGACGCGCCATCTTCGTTGACGCGCCGGTTTCATCGATGAACACCAACTGCTCGGAGTTGAGATCAGGCTGGGCCTTGAACCATGCGCGCCGCCGCGCGAGAACGTCGGACCGCTCCTGCTCCCTGGCGTGCGCGGTTTTTTTGACCGTCATCGAGTGACG
Encoded proteins:
- a CDS encoding Rossmann-fold NAD(P)-binding domain-containing protein, which encodes MASDGAGEGSARVDRHRGSSLSAIDAAVALAVTGAFVEDGDELTYAPAEGTEGFHMTMMSRKGLLPEADFYFSIPYEPPVICTPEALDAIIDADDGNMLDAAYDLFRQELALADPEYAASVGLETLALEDFCDRYFAERMASDPFIWAERNLAEAQRNYEAQYTVAWRYAILRTHEVIELLVPHLDDRDFKRFSRYFKPVFVDDYATVPHESIQRMLALHRAGKLSVIAIGEKYRIDSHGPESGAILQVDDESTRYPVFIDAMGQRALSAKDFPFPSLCDQGIVQDMATAEGAPARGIVIDDQYHPVASGIPDDQLFCLSLPFLMGRHPFIQGITSSHEIGLTVGAVLAAAIGQTAHGADTVKRGVAG
- a CDS encoding DUF1543 domain-containing protein; the protein is MKLFAIYIGGEMVGANIEVHDMRFVVAPSIEQAHAELLRQWWGKAGSLHIDCWAELDHADGYDVSLRPQPFSGEERLYFVNLGGYDPAEFAERHRNVFVVAPTEKLAKTRAIKHARHWVEPHRDDMYEAEQAFSLADAASDQRPAPLHSPDTDRRHQRARLHLRLYSDTRTPRQVRLRSVLGFGALYKHPGRK
- a CDS encoding helix-turn-helix domain-containing protein, giving the protein MEIICRDRGSGYGAVASAAAPQAQQVADRWHLFENASAAFLVAVRSEMPCLRCTLAPTGPLDPATLTRAERIQWDGAQLLEALNLQIIDRAGQGVPIKAVARTTGVSRNTIRKILRGQRHHTFRTRQSSLDAWWLTLEAE
- a CDS encoding transposase, whose translation is MMARLSAPWSRDTMLRVLRRVDPAAVPPPPARVIGIDDFAWRRGHSYGSIVVDLECREVIDLRPDRQRDTVIAWLR
- a CDS encoding sensor histidine kinase, with protein sequence MTELAKPTEWKLDHLRLAIKAAGVALWAWNVDTDEFTMDEQGFALWGLAWSKTVTFEQLSAHIHPADRDRVRAAFTATRAILGPYETDFRILIEDEVRWVAARGQGEDSGIVGRTMFGIFLDVTGRKQAEEGNELLAGEMSHRVKNLLSIASGLTAISSHSATSVQEMATELTERLTALGRAHDLVRPLPGGQGDAALLGDLLTVLLAPYDDLGAFKGRLRVAVERMGVGQSSATAVALVIHELATNSMKYGALSMASGTLDISSDADGDDVVLRWVERGGPKVDAPNGLGGFGSKLLQRSVTSQLGGRIDYEWSEGGLIVTLRMLRARLAL
- a CDS encoding DksA/TraR family C4-type zinc finger protein, producing the protein MANGWARDGAVQDQIDDTVKDAVLRARVTMRTGEGSEQCEDCGEDIPKARRAALPGTRTCVACQSTRDTDRRSVGINRRGSKDSQLR
- a CDS encoding PAS domain S-box protein, with product MSADEWRQIVDSAVGTAVITTDLEGRVTSWNEGASRMLGWTAADVLGETLERLFPPGDGAAALRQEMSDALAVGRGGGQEGWRIRRDGSRLWAVGEMSPIRDKGGTVIGFTKILRDRTEDRAAQEAISEERRALEILNRAGSALAAKTDLQELVQIVTDAGVELTGAEFGAFFYNVENEAGESYTLYTVSGAPAEAFSQFPMPRNTAVFGPTFAGEGIVCSQDITQDERYGKNAPRQGMPEGHLPVRSYLAVPVISRAGGVIGGLFFGHGDVGVFDDRSARGLEGLAAEAAVAIDNARLFQALERELVQRRKAEAELADSEARLRLATEAAEIGTWDYDPASGELRWDARCRRLFGLAPDAVVTYEGSFLAGLHPDDREGADEAVRRAIDPSGTGRYDIEYRTIGLEDGKERWVSATGRAFFERGQGERFVGTVIDITERKATEARLHQLNEKLEEQVEAEIGKRAAAEEQLRQAQKMEAVGQLTGGIAHDFNNLLAGISGGLEIIERRISQGRTDGIERFINGAQTSAQRAAALTQRLLAFSRRQTLDPKPTDVNRLVFGMDDLIARTVGPAIRVEVVGAAGLWAARIDTVQLESALLNLAINARDAMPEGGKLTIETANKWLDDRAGRERDLPPGQYISVCVTDTGTGISRDIVDRIFDPFFTTKPIGQGTGLGLSMIHGFVRQSGGQIRVYSEPGHGTTMCLYLPRYTGEIADDAGSLEAAIPEMGAGETVLVVDDEPTVRMLIVEVLEEAGYVGLEAEDGPSGLRILQSDARIDLLITDVGLPGGLNGRQVADAARLGRPDLKVLFVTGFAENAAVGNGHLDAGMEVITKPFVMNELANKITDMIEGRHPGG